In the genome of Misgurnus anguillicaudatus chromosome 11, ASM2758022v2, whole genome shotgun sequence, one region contains:
- the foxi2 gene encoding forkhead box protein I2, translating to MNTIHNNSTSAINPLQTLPKSAHETQDMAVYCDNFSVYHQQNLPAPQRPAGYGLSEYTPSPNPYLWLNGPGVNASSSYIHGNNSASFIPPTYGSQRQYLTNSSGFAGPDLGWLSIASQEELLKLVRPPYSYSALIAMAIQNAHEKKLTLSQIYQYVADNFPFYKKSKAGWQNSIRHNLSLNDCFKKVPRDEDDPGKGNYWTLDPNCEKMFDNGNFRRKRKRRSENNTGVTSNTKTEDDRQLTGMKHTDSSNHLTGPASPDTDGPIESHKATSPALAPCFNNFFNSMSALSSSSAPARQGSLGLVNELSSRNISTLSPYHVSSASDAGGPSDLQDSVQVNRGMYYNSFTGGQSAQFSGHFYNSFSVNSLIYPRDGTEL from the exons ATGAACACCATCCATAACAACAGTACCTCTGCTATCAACCCTCTCCAGACACTGCCAAAAAGCGCACACGAGACACAGGATATGGCCGTGTATTGTGACAACTTCAGTGTTTACCACCAACAGAACCTACCTGCACCCCAGAGACCAGCGGGATACGGCCTGAGCGAGTACACACCGAGTCCAAACCCATACCTGTGGCTTAATGGACCTGGCGTCAACGCATCTTCCTCTTACATTCATGGAAACAACAGCGCATCGTTCATTCCTCCTACTTATGGCTCTCAGAGACAATATCTCACGAACTCGTCCGGGTTCGCCGGTCCGGATCTGGGCTGGCTCTCCATCGCGAGCCAAGAGGAACTTTTAAAGCTCGTGCGTCCTCCGTACTCATATTCGGCGCTAATTGCCATGGCGATACAGAACGCGCACGAGAAAAAGTTAACCTTAAGTCAAATATATCAGTATGTGGCAGATAATTTTCCGTTTTATAAGAAGAGTAAAGCGGGGTGGCAAAACTCCATTAGACACAACCTTTCCTTAAATGACTGCTTTAAGAAAGTGCCGCGCGACGAAGACGACCCAG GAAAAGGAAATTACTGGACTTTGGACCCCAACTGCGAGAAGATGTTTGACAACGGAAACTTTCGCAGAAAAAGAAAGCGCAGATCTGAAAACAACACAggtgttaccagcaatacaaaAACAGAGGATGATCGACAGCTTACAGGGATGAAACACACAGACAGCAGCAATCACCTTACTGGACCCGCATCTCCTGACACTGATGGGCCAATTGAAAGCCACAAAGCCACATCTCCTGCTCTTGCTCCATGCTTCAATAATTTCTTCAACAGTATGTCTGCTTTAAGCTCTTCTTCAGCACCTGCCAGACAGGGCTCTCTAGGTCTGGTAAACGAACTTTCCAGCCGAAATATTAGTACCTTGAGTCCGTACCACGTCAGCTCAGCATCTGACGCAGGTGGGCCGAGTGACCTCCAGGACAGTGTTCAGGTTAACCGTGGGATGTACTATAACTCGTTTACTGGGGGCCAGAGCGCCCAGTTCAGTGGACACTTCTACAATAGTTTCAGTGTAAACAGTCTTATTTACCCTCGAGATGGAACGGAGTTATAA
- the cfd gene encoding complement factor D, producing MNQINVIFVLALLCAASLPGECITGGKEAAPNSRPYMASLQWNEKHECGGFLISDQWVMSAAHCFRNGKESGVKVVLGAHSLSKAEDTKQSFDVSAVYNHPDFSISNYDNDIALLKLESPITESYAVKPVKFQREGGVDPEEGSDVDTAGWGSLNNLGGRPDKLQELTITVMERWLCGRGDYYGAKFTNNMLCAAKRQKDTCDGDSGGPLLYKGVAVGITSNGGKKCGSSKKPGLYTLISHYTQWIDRTTTQ from the exons ATGAATCAGATAAACGTGATATTTGTCTTAGCTCTGCTCTGTGCAGCATCTTTACCTG GTGAATGCATCACGGGCGGAAAGGAGGCTGCGCCAAACTCTCGACCTTACATGGCTTCACTTCAGTGGAATGAAAAACATGAGTGCGGTGGGTTTCTGATCTCCGATCAGTGGGTCATGAGTGCAGCACACTGCTTTAGGAACGG GAAGGAATCAGGAGTTAAAGTTGTGTTGGGTGCTCACTCGCTGTCCAAAGCCGAGGACACTAAGCAATCATTTGATGTCTCTGCTGTTTACAACCATCCAGACTTCAGCATAAGTAACTATGACAATGACATTGCCCTGCTCAAG CTGGAAAGTCCAATCACAGAGAGTTATGCAGTGAAACCAGTGAAATTCCAACGGGAAGGAGGGGTCGATCCTGAGGAGGGGTCTGACGTGGATACAGCTGGGTGGGGCTCCTTGAATAACTTGGGAGGTCGACCAGATAAATTGCAAGAGCTCACTATCACAGTCATGGAAAGATGGCTCTGTGGTCGCGGTGACTACTATGGAGCCAAGTTCACAAACAACATGCTCTGTGCTGCAAAAAGACAAAAGGACACTTGTGAT GGCGATTCTGGAGGTCCTCTGTTATACAAGGGTGTTGCTGTTGGGATAACCTCAAATGGAGGGAAAAAATGTGGCTCCAGCAAAAAGCCTGGACTTTACACTCTCATCTCTCACTACACCCAGTGGATTGATCGTACCACAACGCAATAA